The sequence below is a genomic window from Deltaproteobacteria bacterium.
ATCACGGCCGAGGATGAATTGTAAGAGACCCAGGAAATACGGATAAAGCGGGGCTTGGTAGAAAACCCCTACTGTCCTGCCCAGCCAATCCCCGGCAGCGATCTTTTGAGCCCACTCATCGTAGGCACGGCCATCTCCCACTGGATAGTAAAAGATCGGATTGGCTTCAATTTGAAATAAGTATAGAAAGCGAACGCCGAGAGCGAGCAATACGATAGCCGCGCAAGCGAGGAAATCGATAGATTTTCTTGACGTCATGCGTCAGGGAGCGGCTATGAGAGGCGTTTGGAAGAGCATTCAAACGGACATCTCGCAAAGGATAGCCGCGGGAGAGACGCGCTTTTAGTAACGTCTAGCGCCCTCTAGCGCTGTCTATTGCCCTATCGCGGCCCTGGCGCCACTCCTCGTCATCGATCCGGTCCAGCAACACCTCCAGTGACCGGACCAGATCATTTTTTTCCTCTAAACCTTTTGCGGCCATCAATACCGCGCGTCTTAGAGAGGTTCGCACGACTCTGTTGGGGTCCCATTCGGGATATTCTCTATAACCGTCCCTCATGGCCCTGCCCAGGAGCGTCAAGGCGCCTTTGACTGTTTCAAGCCCTTGCTGATCCTCGCCAAGCCTCATCTGGGCGAGCCCCAATGCGAGCCAGGCAATCTCGTCATCTTTGTTCAGCCGGACCGCCCGGGTCAAAATTTGCCTGGCATCCCCATATCTTCCCTTCTTATAATAGGCGCGCGCGAGCAGAGTGAGACTATCTCGATAGGTGGG
It includes:
- a CDS encoding tetratricopeptide repeat protein produces the protein MRNSSSALRSLLLALGFLLLSSCTHAIPRFGTGGRYAEGRAEVTKSHGGNIDRAIESLEAVVRQDPTYRDSLTLLARAYYKKGRYGDARQILTRAVRLNKDDEIAWLALGLAQMRLGEDQQGLETVKGALTLLGRAMRDGYREYPEWDPNRVVRTSLRRAVLMAAKGLEEKNDLVRSLEVLLDRIDDEEWRQGRDRAIDSARGR